In Novipirellula caenicola, one genomic interval encodes:
- a CDS encoding N-acetyltransferase, which translates to MESNAVQIRSACEQDRSGILATHQSAFGDDEGPVIARLVAEMLDDPSAEPVFSFVAESKDQIVGHVLFTSVTIDPAGDVSAQILAPLAVTREMQGQSIGTRLVNESLTQLAAAGVQLVFVLGYPAYYTRFGFVAAGTRGLQAPYPIPPEHADAWMVHELRQGVIAAAAGTIKCCDALSHPKYWQA; encoded by the coding sequence ATGGAATCAAACGCCGTGCAAATCCGCTCTGCTTGTGAACAGGATCGCAGCGGGATCCTTGCGACGCATCAAAGTGCATTTGGTGACGACGAAGGGCCCGTGATCGCTCGCCTTGTTGCGGAGATGCTCGATGATCCGTCCGCCGAACCCGTCTTTTCGTTTGTGGCCGAGTCTAAGGATCAAATCGTTGGCCATGTTCTGTTCACGTCGGTTACGATCGACCCCGCCGGTGACGTATCGGCCCAGATTCTCGCACCGCTTGCCGTCACTCGTGAAATGCAAGGGCAATCCATCGGAACTCGTTTGGTCAACGAATCGCTTACGCAACTCGCTGCCGCCGGCGTTCAGTTGGTGTTCGTACTCGGCTATCCCGCTTACTACACTCGCTTTGGTTTTGTCGCTGCGGGAACGCGTGGTCTGCAAGCTCCCTATCCGATTCCACCTGAGCATGCTGATGCCTGGATGGTGCACGAATTACGGCAGGGTGTGATCGCCGCCGCCGCGGGCACCATCAAGTGTTGCGACGCCTTGAGCCACCCCAAGTATTGGCAAGCGTGA
- a CDS encoding ferritin-like domain-containing protein: MGLFTSTEFDSLECLLIDQLQDLYDAENRLMDALPKMADAASSSKLKQAFQSHLEETKGQVNRLEQAFQLLEKSAKRKSCEAMKGLVKEGEEIINAKGDPAIKDAALIAAAQRVEHYEMAGYGSARNFAQRCGRPDVADLLQQTLQEEGDADKKLSQIAESSINAAAARV; this comes from the coding sequence ATGGGACTGTTTACCAGCACTGAATTTGATTCGCTTGAATGCTTACTGATCGACCAACTTCAAGACCTTTATGACGCAGAGAATCGGCTGATGGATGCGTTGCCCAAGATGGCGGATGCAGCCTCTTCATCGAAATTGAAGCAGGCGTTCCAAAGCCATTTGGAAGAAACCAAGGGGCAAGTCAATCGACTCGAACAAGCGTTTCAGCTACTCGAAAAATCTGCCAAGCGTAAATCGTGCGAAGCGATGAAGGGCTTGGTCAAGGAAGGCGAAGAGATAATCAACGCCAAGGGTGACCCCGCCATCAAAGATGCCGCCTTGATCGCGGCGGCGCAGCGAGTCGAGCATTACGAAATGGCAGGATACGGATCGGCGAGAAACTTTGCACAGCGATGTGGTCGGCCGGACGTCGCGGATCTGTTGCAGCAGACCTTGCAGGAAGAAGGCGACGCCGACAAGAAACTATCTCAGATCGCCGAATCGTCGATCAATGCGGCCGCCGCTCGCGTTTAG
- a CDS encoding FMN-dependent NADH-azoreductase, which produces MTHLLHLDSSPRGDRSHTRRLTSEFVQRWRAVHPDGSVTYRDIGRNPLPHVTESWISAAFTPPNQRSAAMQCALRLSDELVDELMKADLILAGIPFYNFGMPSGFKAYIDQIVRVGRTFAFDPANKETPYAPLVHGKRMIAMISRGDGGYGPGGRNQQYNHLDPHLATVLRFIGVDDLQIVAAENDEYGGADLVNSLESARRQLHELASEFKSHPQEVVGLNRVS; this is translated from the coding sequence ATGACTCACCTGCTTCACCTTGATTCAAGCCCTCGTGGTGACCGCTCGCACACCCGTCGTTTGACCTCCGAATTTGTGCAGCGATGGCGAGCCGTCCATCCCGACGGCAGCGTGACGTATCGAGACATTGGGCGAAATCCATTGCCGCACGTCACTGAATCGTGGATTTCAGCCGCGTTTACGCCACCGAACCAACGCAGTGCCGCCATGCAATGTGCATTGCGGCTGAGCGACGAATTGGTCGACGAGTTGATGAAAGCGGATTTGATCCTTGCCGGGATTCCCTTCTACAACTTTGGAATGCCAAGCGGCTTCAAAGCTTACATTGACCAAATCGTTCGCGTCGGCCGGACGTTCGCATTTGACCCGGCCAACAAAGAAACACCTTACGCACCGCTCGTTCACGGGAAGCGAATGATCGCCATGATCTCGCGTGGCGATGGAGGTTACGGACCCGGCGGAAGAAATCAGCAGTACAATCACTTGGATCCGCACTTGGCGACCGTACTGCGATTCATCGGTGTGGACGATTTACAGATCGTTGCTGCCGAAAATGACGAATATGGCGGAGCGGACCTGGTCAACTCACTTGAGTCCGCGCGTCGCCAACTTCACGAGCTAGCCTCGGAATTTAAATCGCACCCGCAAGAAGTCGTCGGTTTGAATCGCGTTTCTTAA
- a CDS encoding helix-turn-helix domain-containing protein — translation MSERDVTEVFEKCLGCRYMVALLRQIHGGIQRPGQLERSVDGMTAKVLSERLKRLVEHGVVEKTSYPEIPPRVEYTLTAFGRRLLEIIDEVDELHRHAIIAKSG, via the coding sequence ATGAGCGAGCGAGACGTCACCGAAGTCTTTGAGAAATGTTTGGGGTGCCGCTACATGGTGGCGCTGCTCCGGCAAATCCATGGTGGCATCCAGCGACCGGGGCAACTGGAACGTTCGGTCGATGGCATGACCGCAAAAGTCCTTTCCGAGCGACTCAAGCGACTCGTCGAACATGGGGTGGTCGAGAAGACGAGTTATCCGGAGATTCCACCACGAGTCGAATACACGTTGACGGCGTTTGGTCGACGGTTGCTCGAGATCATCGACGAAGTGGACGAGCTTCATCGGCATGCAATAATTGCGAAAAGCGGATAA